GTGCGACGAAGGTCTTGGTGATGGTGATGTAACCGGCGTCTTCCAGTTTGCGCAGATGGGTGGCCAGGTTGCCGTCGCTGATACCCAACAGGTCGCGTAAGGCGGTGAAGTCCAACTCAGCGTCCTCGTCCAGGGCGTTCAGCGCGGCCATGATTTGTAATCGGGTGGGTTGGTGGATCAGCGTATTGAAGCGCGCCATGGCTATTTCCTCCGACCGCGGCGCAGGTACCATCCGACGCCGATGAGCCCGCCGCCGCCCCCGATCGCCATCCACCAGGGGAACCATTGGGGCAGCCCGTAGTAACCGAGGAGCAGCAGGATGGCGATGGCGACGCCGGTCCCGCTGAGAACCTTGCTGTGCACCCAGAACCCCATCACCCAGTAGCCGAGCATGGCGATCAGGCTGATGAGCAACCCCATTTGCGCTTCTGTAGGGGGCGCGGCGACCCACAGGATGGCGGCACCGAAAA
This genomic stretch from Anaerolineae bacterium harbors:
- a CDS encoding transcriptional regulator; the encoded protein is MARFNTLIHQPTRLQIMAALNALDEDAELDFTALRDLLGISDGNLATHLRKLEDAGYITITKTFVARRPRTYVAITPLGRQAFAGHIQALKEILGTD